A genomic region of Oryza glaberrima chromosome 1, OglaRS2, whole genome shotgun sequence contains the following coding sequences:
- the LOC127771846 gene encoding aluminum-activated malate transporter 9-like, giving the protein MNGKKGSIRIDICLKPKDVVPEDAKKPISEEGLSPRKWLHDVWDFARQDTNRVTFALKVGLACLLVSLLILFRAPYDIFGANIIWSILTVAIMFEYTVGATFNRGFNRAVGSVFAGVFAVVVIQVAMSSGHIAEPYIIGFSIFLIGAVTSFMKLWPSLVPYEYGFRVILFTYCLIIVSGYRMGNPIRTAMDRLYSIAIGALIAVLVNVFICPIWAGEQLHRELVNSFNSLADSLEECVKKYLSDDGSEHPEFSKTVMDNFPDEPAFRKCRATLNSSAKFDSLANSAKWEPPHGRFKHFFYPWAEYVKVGNVLRHCAYEVMALHGCVHSEIQAPYNLRCAFKSEILDATKQAAELLRSLAKDLNNMKWSLQTSLLKHVHVSTERLQHSIDLHSYLFTASQEDNYAKPQLKISRVVSFKNQSGEPESKTTETRTPMAMEVESYHEMMKRQQRKLHSWPSREVDDFEDDENVVSDLIPRMRALESTTALSLATFTSLLIEFVARLDHLVEAAERLATMARFKQQIAN; this is encoded by the exons ATGAATGGAAAGAAGGGTAGTATAAGGATTGACATTTGCCTGAAACCAAAAGATGTGGTGCCAGAAGATGCAAAGAAGCCAATCAGTGAAGAAGGGCTTTCCCCAAGGAAATGGCTACATGATGTCTGGGACTTCGCCAGACAGGATACAAACAGGGTCACCTTTGCACTCAAGGTTGGCCTTGCTTGCCTCCTTGTGTCACTGCTCATACTCTTCCGTGCACCCTATGACATCTTTGGGGCTAACATCATCTGGTCCATCCTCACTGTTGCTATAATGTTCGAGTACACTGTTG GTGCAACATTCAATCGCGGATTCAATCGAGCCGTCGGAAGTGTATTTGCTGGAGTATTTGCAGTAGTTGTTATTCAGGTGGCTATGTCTAGTGGCCATATTGCAGAACCATACATCATTGGTTTCAGCATATTTCTCATTG GTGCTGTAACATCATTTATGAAGCTATGGCCATCACTAGTTCCATATGAATATGGTTTTCGAGTTATCCTATTCACATATTGCTTGATCATCGTATCGGGCTACCGCATGGGAAATCCCATCAGGACTGCAATGGACAGACTCTACTCAATTGCGATCGGAGCCCTCATAGCCGTTTTAGTAAATGTCTTTATCTGCCCAATATGGGCAGGGGAGCAACTGCACAGGGAGCTAGTTAACAGCTTCAACTCTCTCGCAGACTCCTTAGAAG AGTGCGTCAAGAAGTATCTAAGTGATGATGGTTCCGAACATCCAGAGTTCTCAAAGACAGTCATGGATAACTTCCCTGATGAACCAGCATTCAGGAAGTGCCGAGCTACGTTAAATTCGTCAGCGAAGTTTGACTCTCTG GCGAACTCTGCTAAATGGGAACCACCACATGGGAGATTCAAGCACTTCTTTTACCCATGGGCAGAGTATGTGAAAGTTGGCAATGTTCTTCGCCACTGTGCCTACGAGGTGATGGCTTTGCATGGTTGCGTGCACTCAGAGATTCAG GCCCCATACAACCTAAGGTGTGCCTTCAAGTCCGAGATCTTAGATGCCACAAAGCAAGCAGCGGAGCTGTTGCGCAGTTTGGCAAAAGATTTAAACAACATGAAGTGGAGCCTCCAAACTAGCTTACTTAAGCATGTTCATGTCTCGACCGAGCGTCTGCAACATTCAATTGACTTGCACTCCTACCTGTTCACCGCAAGTCAGGAAGACAACTATGCCAAACCACAATTGAAAATCTCAAGGGTTGTGTCTTTCAAGAACCAGTCCGGTGAACCAGAAAGCAAGACAACTGAAACCAGAACACCAATGGCGATGGAAGTTGAATCCTACCATGAGATGATGAAAAGGCAGCAGAGGAAGCTGCATTCATGGCCTTCCAGGGAGGTGGATGATTTTGAAGATGACGAAAATGTTGTTTCTGATCTCATTCCAAGGATGCGTGCACTTGAAAGCACCACAGCGCTGTCACTTGCAACTTTCACATCACTACTGATTGAATTTGTTGCTAGGCTTGATCATTTGGTTGAGGCTGCTGAGAGGCTTGCTACGATGGCAAGGTTCAAGCAGCAGATTGCAAACTAA
- the LOC127771877 gene encoding uncharacterized protein LOC127771877: MAHLLQLPDLAAARPPAARRRIAAAAVVVAEARGGVKQQQQVAVGRVIRVADPVREGRLLLLPPPLFSVPVTPSESPAAARRREEDEEERRRYYLNMGYAIRTLREELPDVFSKEPSFDIYREDIVFKDPLNKFEGIDNYKRIFWALRFTGRIFFKALWVDIVSIWQPAENLIMIRWIAHGIPRVPWEAHGRFDGASEYKLDKNGKIYEHKVHNVAMNPPTKFKVLPVHELIRSLGCPSTPKPTYFETSSQSLSVEPGYLRLAWTRCYLLLCHMLSLPNLGEG, from the exons ATGGCTCACCTGCTGCAGCTTCCAGAcctcgcggcggcgaggccgccggcggcgcggaggaggatcgcggcggcggcggtggtggtggcggaggccaGGGGCGGggtgaagcagcagcagcaggtggcggTGGGGAGGGTGATCAGGGTCGCCGACCCCGTGCGGGAggggaggctgctgctgctgccgccgccgctcttctcCGTGCCGGTCACGCCGTCggagtcgccggcggcggcgaggcggcgggaggaggacgaggaggagcggcggaggTACTACCTCAACATGGGGTACGCCATCCGGACGCTGAGGGAGGAGCTCCCCGATGTCTTCTCCAAGGAGCCCAGCTTCGACATCTACAG AGAAGATATTGTCTTCAAAGATCCTCTCAATAAATTCGAGGGCATTGATAATTATAAAAGGATATTCTGGGCATTGCGCTTCACCGGCCGAATCTTCTTCAAAGCACTATGGGTTGATATAGTTAGTATATGGCAGCCTGCTGAGAATCTTATCATGATTCGCTGGATTGCCCATGGCATTCCTCGAGTCCCATGGGAGGCCCATGGTCGCTTTGATGGTGCTTCTGAGTATAAACTCGACAAGAATGGGAAGATCTACGAGCATAAGGTGCACAATGTTGCTATGAATCCACCAACAAAGTTCAAGGTCCTGCCAGTCCACGAGCTAATCAGATCGCTTGGCTGCCCCTCCACACCGAAACCAACTTATTTTGAGACTTCATCTCAATCTTTGAGCGTTGAGCCAGGTTATTTAAGATTGGCATGGACAAGATGCTACCTACTGTTATGCCATATGCTTTCGCTACCAAATCTGGGAGAAGGATAG
- the LOC127771866 gene encoding GDT1-like protein 1, chloroplastic: MASVASSTVFASSLPHHRATTRAPPTPPRIPRRARLPGRSVVSCLPKRGSEKLVVTRASDEEGPPEPAGQGRGGGRAWPSLDASSCGLALAAAAGVLMLQGSQQALAGTEFMGMQDVVGDLGDISTGFASAFLLIFFSELGDRTFFIAALLAARNSGAIIFLGTFGALAVMTIISVVLGRAFHYVDGIIPFSFGGTDFPVDDFLAACLLVYYGVTTLLDAASGDEEKMNEEQEEAELAVSKFLGNGAGIISAASTIASTFVLVFIAEWGDKSFFSTIALAAASSPLGVIAGSLAGHAVATLIAVLGGSLLGTFLSEKIVAYIGGSLFLAFAAVTLVEIVNS; this comes from the exons atggccagcgtcgcctcctccaccgtgttcgcctcctccctcccccaccaccgggcGACGACGAGGGCGCCTCCAACGCCGCCGCGCATCCCGCGCCGCGCCAGGCTCCCCGGCCGCTCG GTGGTGAGCTGCCTGCCGAAACGGGGGTCGGAGAAGCTTGTGGTCACTAGGGCATCGGATGAGGAGGGGCCGCCTGAGCCGGCGGGCCAGGGCCGGGGAGGGGGAAGAGCCTGGCCGTCGTTGGACGCGTCGTCGTGCGGGctcgcgctcgcggcggcggcgggggtgctCATGCTGCAGGGGTCGCAGCAGGCTCTGGCCGGCACGGAGTTCATGGGGATGCAGGATGTGGTGGGGGATCTCGGTGACATCAGTACAGGTTTCGCATCA GCTTTTCTGTTGATCTTCTTTTCTGAGCTAGGGGACAGAACATTTTTCATCGCG GCACTTCTAGCAGCTAGAAATTCTGGAGCGATCATTTTTCTTGGCACATTTGGAGCGCTTGC GGTAATGACAATTATATCTGTAGTTCTTGGACGAGCATTTCACTATGTTGATGGCATCATTCCATTTAG TTTTGGTGGCACAGATTTCCCAGTTGATGACTTTCTTGCTGCCTGTCTTTTG GTATATTATGGAGTTACTACATTGCTTGATGCAGCTTCAGGCGATGAAGAAAAGATGAACGAGGAGCAAGAGGAG GCTGAGTTAGcagtttcaaaatttttgggAAATGGTGCGGGGATCATATCTGCTGCCAGTACTATTGCTAGCACATTTGTTTTGGTTTTTATCGCCGAATGGGGTGATAAATCATTTTTCTCTACCATCG CACTTGCTGCGGCTTCATCTCCTCTGGGTGTCATTGCAGGATCACTTGCCGGTCACGCTGTTGCAACATTG ATTGCAGTTCTTGGTGGCTCTTTGCTGGGGACGTTCTTGTCTGAAAAG ATTGTAGCATACATTGGAGGGAGCCTCTTTTTAGCATTTGCTGCTGTGACACTAGTTGAGATCGTGAATTCGTGA
- the LOC127754929 gene encoding uncharacterized protein LOC127754929 translates to MEMMAASGGQQAAGCGGRYFQMPLHYPRYRKEDYERMPEWQLDRLLSEYGLPVDGNLQHKRAFAIGAFLWGAGGGANAA, encoded by the coding sequence AtggagatgatggcggcgagcggcgggcagcaggcggcggggtgcgggggGAGGTACTTCCAGATGCCGCTGCACTACCCGAGGTACAGGAAGGAGGACTACGAGAGGATGCCCGAGTGGCAGCTCGACCGCCTCCTCTCCGAGTACGGCCTCCCCGTCGATGGCAACCTCCAGCACAAGCGCGCCTTCGCCATCGGCGCCTTCCTctggggcgccggcggcggagccaaCGCCGCCTGA